In a genomic window of [Empedobacter] haloabium:
- a CDS encoding HD-GYP domain-containing protein produces MLKKITLAQARTGMYVHKIEGSWLNSPFWQSSFEIDSADVLATMRTTGIKALWIDTERGLDVAVPPAAPTAVAPAAAPPFAFARVERATTREEMARAGKVIARAKGAVMTMFNEARMGRLGDLTAATDLVDDVAASVMRNQGALINLVRLKQADDYTYLHSVAVCAMMIALARQLGLPDQEVRDCGMAGLLHDLGKVAIPPEILNKPGKLTDEEFQQVKRHPVAGFEALGGWQDVPDIARDVCLHHHERYDGKGYPHGLKGEQISRHARMGAVCDVYDAITSNRPYKEGWCPAESLRRMAEWTKEGHFDPVLFAAFVKCMGIYPVGTLLRLKSSRLGVVVDNSKSLLKPIVKVFFSARSMGYIQPEEVDLSLPGLTEAIATREEASAWGFGDISRYWANA; encoded by the coding sequence ATGCTGAAAAAAATCACACTGGCCCAGGCACGCACGGGCATGTACGTCCACAAGATCGAAGGGTCGTGGCTGAACTCGCCGTTCTGGCAGAGCTCCTTCGAGATCGACAGTGCCGACGTGCTGGCAACGATGCGCACCACCGGGATCAAGGCGCTGTGGATCGACACGGAGCGCGGGCTCGACGTCGCAGTGCCGCCCGCCGCGCCCACCGCGGTCGCCCCCGCCGCTGCCCCGCCATTCGCGTTCGCTCGCGTCGAGCGTGCCACCACGCGCGAGGAAATGGCGCGCGCCGGCAAGGTGATCGCGCGCGCCAAGGGTGCCGTCATGACGATGTTCAACGAAGCGCGCATGGGGCGGCTGGGCGACCTGACGGCGGCGACCGACCTGGTGGACGACGTGGCGGCCTCCGTCATGCGCAACCAGGGCGCGCTGATCAACCTGGTGCGCCTGAAGCAGGCCGACGACTACACCTACCTGCATTCGGTCGCCGTGTGCGCGATGATGATCGCGCTGGCGCGTCAGCTGGGGTTGCCGGACCAGGAGGTGCGCGACTGCGGCATGGCAGGGCTGCTGCACGACCTGGGCAAGGTGGCCATCCCGCCGGAGATCCTGAACAAGCCGGGCAAGCTGACGGACGAGGAATTTCAGCAGGTCAAGCGCCATCCGGTGGCCGGGTTCGAGGCGCTGGGGGGGTGGCAGGACGTGCCGGACATCGCCCGCGACGTCTGCCTGCACCACCACGAGCGCTACGACGGCAAGGGCTATCCGCATGGGCTGAAGGGGGAGCAGATCAGCCGGCATGCGCGCATGGGCGCCGTCTGCGACGTGTACGACGCGATCACGTCGAACCGGCCCTACAAGGAGGGCTGGTGTCCGGCGGAGTCGCTGCGGCGCATGGCCGAGTGGACGAAAGAGGGGCACTTCGACCCGGTGCTGTTCGCCGCGTTCGTCAAGTGCATGGGCATCTACCCGGTGGGCACCTTGTTGCGCCTGAAGTCGAGCCGGCTCGGCGTGGTCGTCGACAACAGCAAGTCGCTGTTGAAACCCATCGTCAAGGTGTTCTTCTCGGCCAGGTCGATGGGCTATATCCAGCCGGAGGAAGTGGATCTGTCGTTGCCCGGCCTGACCGAAGCCATCGCGACGCGCGAGGAGGCGAGCGCCTGGGGCTTCGGCGACATCAGCCGCTACTGGGCCAACGCCTGA
- a CDS encoding glycine zipper 2TM domain-containing protein, translating into MKNIQAALLALALSASAAGAQADPHHKHRVCNTCGKVTNVYVTEQNGKGGAAGVIVGGLAGGLLGNQVGSGTGKSLATVAGAVGGAYAGKHIEGRMNKVRTWNVKVRFDNGKTDTFYFRDNPRMQNGDRVRRTDRTIVRS; encoded by the coding sequence ATGAAGAACATCCAAGCCGCCCTCCTCGCCCTTGCCTTGAGCGCCAGCGCGGCCGGCGCGCAAGCCGACCCGCACCACAAGCATCGGGTGTGCAATACCTGCGGCAAGGTCACCAATGTGTATGTGACGGAGCAGAACGGCAAGGGCGGCGCGGCAGGCGTCATCGTCGGCGGCCTGGCCGGCGGCCTGCTGGGCAACCAGGTCGGCAGCGGCACCGGCAAGTCGCTGGCCACCGTGGCCGGCGCGGTTGGCGGTGCGTATGCGGGCAAGCATATCGAGGGCCGCATGAACAAGGTGCGCACGTGGAACGTCAAGGTGCGCTTCGACAACGGCAAGACCGACACGTTCTACTTCCGCGACAACCCGCGCATGCAGAACGGCGATCGCGTGCGCCGCACGGATCGCACCATCGTCCGTTCCTGA
- a CDS encoding TM2 domain-containing protein yields MLQTKHKNKTVATLLAFLLGGIGAHRFYLSGPTDRWGWLHAAALPACGIVMTAAPGADWYFWYLPLTLSMLAGCLEALVLGLTPDDQWDARHNAGSGRHSASRWPLAIVLVATSMVGAGMLIATIARLFDLLYTGGAYG; encoded by the coding sequence ATGTTGCAAACCAAACACAAAAACAAGACCGTCGCCACCTTGCTGGCCTTCCTGCTGGGCGGCATCGGCGCGCACCGCTTCTACCTGAGCGGACCGACTGACCGCTGGGGCTGGCTGCATGCGGCTGCCCTGCCGGCCTGCGGCATCGTCATGACGGCCGCGCCGGGCGCCGACTGGTATTTCTGGTACCTGCCGCTGACGCTGTCGATGTTGGCCGGTTGCCTCGAAGCCCTGGTGCTGGGCCTGACGCCGGACGACCAATGGGATGCGCGCCACAACGCCGGGTCCGGCCGGCACTCGGCTTCGCGCTGGCCGCTTGCCATCGTCCTGGTCGCCACGTCGATGGTGGGCGCCGGCATGCTGATCGCGACCATCGCCCGCCTGTTCGACCTGCTCTACACGGGTGGCGCCTACGGCTAG
- the rpsP gene encoding 30S ribosomal protein S16, protein MVVIRLARGGAKKRPFYNIVATDSRNRRDGRFVERIGFYNPMASGKEEPFRVAADRLAYWQGVGAQLSPAVARLVAGQKAA, encoded by the coding sequence ATGGTCGTTATTCGTTTAGCTCGTGGTGGCGCCAAGAAGCGCCCTTTCTACAACATCGTTGCAACCGATTCCCGCAATCGTCGTGACGGCCGCTTCGTCGAGCGCATCGGTTTCTACAACCCGATGGCATCGGGCAAGGAAGAGCCATTCCGCGTTGCAGCAGACCGTCTGGCCTACTGGCAAGGCGTTGGCGCACAGCTGTCCCCAGCCGTTGCTCGCCTGGTCGCTGGTCAAAAAGCAGCCTAA
- the rimM gene encoding ribosome maturation factor RimM (Essential for efficient processing of 16S rRNA): MQVPDDLVQVGFVSGAYGVVGGIRVRPFSDDADALLHVRTWWLDKPGLRDVDVKRARLHGGDVVAQLVGLTDRDGAEALKGAAVFVPRSQFPQLDDENEFYWADLIGLEVENLQGERLGVVHDMMSNGPQSILRITSAPAADTPEEVASERLIPFVDQFVIKVDKDAKKIVVDWGLDY; the protein is encoded by the coding sequence GTGCAAGTCCCCGACGATCTGGTACAGGTAGGCTTTGTCTCCGGTGCCTATGGCGTAGTTGGCGGAATCCGGGTACGCCCGTTTTCCGACGACGCCGATGCGCTGCTGCACGTTAGAACGTGGTGGCTGGACAAGCCGGGCCTGCGCGACGTCGACGTCAAGCGGGCCAGGTTGCATGGTGGCGACGTTGTTGCCCAGCTGGTCGGCCTGACCGACCGGGACGGAGCGGAAGCGCTCAAGGGCGCCGCGGTCTTCGTGCCGCGCAGCCAGTTCCCGCAGCTGGACGATGAGAACGAGTTTTACTGGGCCGACCTGATCGGCCTGGAAGTAGAGAATTTGCAGGGCGAACGTCTCGGTGTCGTGCACGACATGATGAGCAATGGACCGCAATCGATCCTGCGCATCACGTCGGCGCCTGCAGCCGATACGCCGGAAGAGGTGGCCTCCGAGCGCCTGATTCCGTTCGTCGACCAGTTCGTCATCAAGGTGGACAAGGACGCGAAGAAGATCGTCGTGGACTGGGGCCTGGATTACTGA
- the trmD gene encoding tRNA (guanosine(37)-N1)-methyltransferase TrmD yields MQFDVVTLFPEMFAALTQSGVTRRAFEQRRWGLSLWNPRDFTTDNHRTVDDRPYGGGPGMVMLAKPLEATIAAAKQRQVVAGLPAPRVVFMSPQGRQLTHERVMALKDEPGLVILCGRYEAVDQRLLDRCVDEEISLGDFVLSGGELPAMALMDAVVRQLPGVLNTDASAVEDSFVNGLLDSPHYTRPEVYEGVAVPPVLMGGNHAEINKWRRERMLEATARKRPDLLDKARAAGLLSKQDEKFLAGL; encoded by the coding sequence ATGCAGTTCGACGTCGTAACCCTGTTCCCCGAGATGTTCGCCGCGCTGACGCAGTCCGGCGTAACCCGCCGTGCGTTCGAGCAGCGCCGGTGGGGTTTGTCGTTGTGGAATCCGCGCGATTTCACCACCGACAACCACCGTACCGTCGACGATCGCCCGTATGGCGGCGGCCCCGGCATGGTCATGCTGGCCAAGCCGCTGGAGGCGACGATCGCCGCTGCCAAGCAGCGCCAGGTCGTGGCCGGCCTGCCGGCGCCGCGCGTCGTGTTCATGTCGCCGCAAGGCCGGCAGCTGACGCACGAACGGGTGATGGCGCTGAAGGACGAACCGGGTCTCGTGATCCTGTGCGGCCGCTACGAGGCGGTGGACCAGCGCTTGCTGGACCGCTGCGTCGACGAGGAAATCAGCCTGGGCGACTTCGTGCTGTCGGGCGGCGAACTGCCCGCGATGGCGCTGATGGACGCGGTGGTCAGGCAATTGCCCGGTGTGCTGAACACGGATGCCTCGGCGGTCGAGGACAGTTTCGTCAACGGCCTGCTCGATTCGCCGCATTACACGCGGCCGGAAGTGTACGAAGGCGTCGCGGTGCCGCCCGTCCTGATGGGCGGCAACCATGCCGAGATCAACAAGTGGCGCCGCGAGCGGATGCTGGAAGCGACCGCGAGGAAGCGTCCCGACCTGCTGGACAAGGCCCGCGCGGCGGGCCTCTTGTCGAAGCAGGACGAAAAGTTTTTGGCGGGTTTGTAA
- the rplS gene encoding 50S ribosomal protein L19, protein MNLIQQLEQEEIARLGKNIPDFAPGDTVVVNVNVVEGTRKRAQAYEGVVISRRNRGLNSNFIVRKISSGEGVERTFQLYSPLIASIEVKRRGDVRRAKLYYLRERSGKSARIKEKLPNRRATAAKETA, encoded by the coding sequence ATGAACCTGATTCAGCAACTCGAGCAAGAAGAAATCGCTCGCCTGGGCAAGAACATCCCTGATTTCGCGCCTGGCGATACCGTGGTCGTGAACGTGAACGTGGTCGAAGGCACGCGCAAGCGCGCCCAGGCTTACGAAGGCGTCGTGATCTCCCGTCGTAACCGTGGCCTGAACTCGAACTTCATCGTTCGCAAGATCTCGTCCGGCGAAGGCGTCGAGCGTACCTTCCAGCTGTACTCCCCGCTGATCGCTTCGATCGAAGTGAAGCGTCGCGGTGACGTCCGTCGCGCCAAGCTGTACTACCTGCGTGAGCGTTCGGGCAAGTCCGCACGTATCAAGGAAAAGCTGCCGAACCGTCGCGCCACCGCGGCGAAGGAAACCGCGTAA
- a CDS encoding CoA pyrophosphatase, whose translation MATPQFDPTRLPVDAIAGEAPVPAHRLTPAWLRERFAAPPAWTPEASDENWSRRAAPPTPASVLVPLVEHEYGLALLLTQRTAHLNDHAGQIAFPGGRAEHFDRDAVDTALRETEEEIGLHRRHVEVLGTLPLYTTGTGYVVTPVVALVKPPFELKADPFEVAEIFEVPLAFLMDGAHHERRAVALGEVRRTFYAMPYERYFIWGATAGMLRNLFHFLRA comes from the coding sequence TTGGCCACACCGCAGTTCGATCCCACCCGGCTTCCTGTCGATGCCATCGCCGGCGAAGCGCCCGTACCGGCGCACCGGCTCACGCCTGCCTGGCTGCGGGAGCGCTTTGCCGCGCCGCCGGCCTGGACGCCCGAGGCGTCCGACGAAAACTGGAGCAGGCGTGCCGCGCCGCCCACGCCCGCATCCGTCCTCGTGCCGCTGGTCGAGCACGAATACGGCCTGGCGCTGCTGCTGACGCAGCGCACGGCGCACTTGAACGACCACGCTGGCCAGATCGCCTTTCCGGGCGGGCGCGCCGAGCATTTCGACCGCGATGCCGTCGACACGGCGCTGCGCGAAACGGAAGAAGAGATCGGCCTGCACCGGCGCCATGTCGAGGTGCTGGGCACCCTGCCGCTGTACACCACCGGTACGGGCTATGTGGTGACGCCGGTGGTGGCGCTGGTCAAGCCGCCGTTCGAACTGAAGGCGGACCCGTTCGAGGTGGCCGAGATCTTCGAGGTGCCGCTGGCCTTCCTGATGGACGGTGCTCACCACGAGCGCCGCGCGGTGGCGCTGGGGGAGGTGCGGCGCACGTTTTACGCGATGCCGTACGAGCGCTATTTCATCTGGGGCGCCACCGCCGGCATGCTGCGCAATCTGTTTCATTTCTTGCGCGCTTAG
- a CDS encoding CobD/CbiB family protein, translating into MTFLSILCALLLEQMKPLRADNPIYAEIKRLAVRMETWFNAGDPSHGRIGWFVMMAALIVPTGLIYWVLLRYDLILAAFAWNVLIVYLTLGFRHYSHYFTSIQLALNAGDEAAARALLAEWTKQDTVGMEVNEISRIAVEKALITTHRSVFGVFFWFLMPLGPAAAVMYRVAEYLARAWNEPEHMRNEAFGLFAARAFYWIDWIPARLTAVAFAIVGNFEDAIYAWRNFAYRWRDEAIGIILASGGGAMGVRLGTPQENAAKVVPADAGTVDISDVEVETLPGDEPSVRALQSTVGLVWRALLLWMLLLLLLSGAVYLG; encoded by the coding sequence ATGACATTTCTTTCCATTCTCTGCGCATTGCTGCTCGAGCAGATGAAGCCACTGCGCGCGGACAATCCGATCTACGCCGAGATCAAACGTCTCGCAGTGCGCATGGAAACGTGGTTCAACGCCGGTGACCCCAGCCATGGCCGGATCGGCTGGTTCGTCATGATGGCCGCCCTGATCGTGCCCACGGGCCTGATCTACTGGGTGCTGCTGCGCTATGACCTGATCCTGGCGGCCTTTGCCTGGAATGTCCTGATCGTCTACCTGACCCTCGGCTTTCGTCATTACAGCCACTATTTCACGTCGATCCAGCTGGCCCTGAACGCGGGCGACGAAGCGGCCGCGCGCGCGCTGCTGGCCGAATGGACCAAGCAGGACACGGTGGGCATGGAAGTGAACGAGATCTCCCGCATCGCCGTCGAAAAGGCCCTGATCACCACGCACCGCAGCGTGTTCGGCGTGTTCTTCTGGTTCCTGATGCCGCTGGGGCCCGCGGCCGCCGTCATGTACCGCGTGGCGGAATACCTGGCGCGCGCCTGGAACGAGCCTGAGCACATGCGCAACGAGGCCTTCGGCCTGTTCGCGGCGCGCGCGTTTTATTGGATCGACTGGATTCCCGCGCGCCTGACGGCGGTGGCCTTTGCCATCGTCGGCAACTTCGAGGACGCGATCTACGCCTGGCGCAATTTCGCCTACCGCTGGCGCGACGAAGCCATCGGCATCATCCTGGCCTCGGGCGGCGGCGCGATGGGCGTGCGCCTCGGCACACCGCAGGAAAACGCCGCGAAAGTGGTGCCGGCCGACGCGGGCACGGTCGACATCAGCGACGTGGAAGTGGAGACGCTGCCGGGCGACGAGCCTTCGGTGCGCGCGCTGCAAAGCACCGTGGGCCTGGTGTGGCGCGCGCTGCTGCTGTGGATGCTGCTGCTGTTGCTGCTGTCCGGCGCCGTCTACCTTGGCTGA
- a CDS encoding DUF3579 domain-containing protein, translating into MASEFFILGLTTDGKQFRPSDWAERLCGVMSCFRPAGTGGRNAHLQYSPLVRPTITNGVKAVVVNETLKEIEPMAYHFVRQFATDNKLQMVDACHVPLPGDKT; encoded by the coding sequence ATGGCCAGCGAGTTCTTTATTCTTGGGCTTACCACCGACGGCAAGCAGTTCCGGCCCAGCGATTGGGCGGAGCGCCTGTGCGGCGTGATGTCGTGCTTCCGGCCTGCCGGAACCGGTGGCCGCAATGCCCATCTGCAGTACTCGCCGCTGGTGCGGCCCACGATCACGAACGGCGTCAAGGCGGTGGTCGTCAACGAGACGTTGAAGGAGATCGAGCCGATGGCGTACCACTTCGTGCGCCAGTTCGCCACCGATAACAAGCTGCAGATGGTCGACGCCTGCCACGTGCCCCTGCCTGGCGACAAAACCTAG
- a CDS encoding pitrilysin family protein — translation MNPRFCGTKAVLLLSCFSLTCSVTFVPAYAADKPVAAKPASLVLPAGVAKGPSIEGITEYRLANGLKVLLFPDASKPTVTVNVTYLVGSRHENYGETGMAHLLEHLMFKGAPKNRNIPQQFAERGMDFNGTTSTDRTNYYEVFPASGDNLKWALEMEAERMTKSFIAKSDLASEMTVVRNEYENGENSPFDVLMKRMESVAYDWHSYGRSTIGNRSDIENVRIENLQAFYRTWYQPDNAVLLVAGKFDPAQTLAWIGKTFGAIPKPKRKLPPFWTVEPTQDGERQYVVRRKGDVQIVLVGYKVPSGLHPDSDRLSIMSQIQSDTPNGRLHKLLVETGKAAQVFSYGMTGYAPGLQLFGAVVKAGQPVEPVRDALVEAVEGFAKTPPTAEEMARTLRTYNNAIEKSLNDPQQVGIALSEHIALGDWRLLFQGRDALPSITAQQVAEAAGRYLKRDNRTVGLFLPDDAPQRAVIAPAPEAAEVLKDYKPKDSTLTSENFEPSQDNIMARTEVRQIGPIKAALLPKKNRGEAVSVNLRLHWGDEKNQFGKSLIAAATGEMLTRGTTKYTRAQLADEMSKLKISGSLYGFDTTREHLDAALRLVAHVLREPSFPEAEFEQMRQQWIVAIEANRNEPPALANQALEEYFDHWPKGDPRAVMTVDEQLAGIKALTLDDIKAYHREFYGASHAELAIVGDFDKEAAAKTVAQALGGWDSKANYARILDANVDKPAVRKAIVTPDKENGFYTARLNLDLGRDDPDYPALELANFIFGDGGLKSRLMDRIRQKDGLSYGGGSALSVNDIDRAAHFSISAIAAPQNLAKLEAAVREELERAVKQGFTAAEVAGAKSGLLQQRIQNRSKDSVVAGGWTNYLYLGRTWEWSKRHEQKLRALTVEQVNAAFRRHVDPARLAVVVAGDTKGK, via the coding sequence ATGAATCCACGCTTTTGCGGTACCAAGGCAGTCCTGCTGCTGTCCTGTTTTTCCCTCACCTGTTCCGTCACCTTCGTTCCCGCCTACGCCGCTGACAAGCCGGTCGCCGCGAAGCCAGCCTCGCTTGTGTTGCCCGCGGGTGTCGCCAAGGGGCCGTCGATCGAAGGCATCACCGAATACCGGCTGGCCAATGGCCTGAAGGTGCTGCTGTTCCCGGACGCTTCCAAGCCCACCGTCACCGTCAACGTCACCTACCTGGTCGGCTCGCGCCACGAGAACTACGGCGAGACCGGCATGGCGCATTTGCTGGAACACCTGATGTTCAAGGGCGCGCCGAAGAACCGCAACATCCCGCAGCAGTTCGCCGAGCGCGGCATGGACTTCAACGGCACCACGTCGACCGACCGGACCAACTACTACGAGGTGTTCCCGGCCAGCGGCGACAACCTGAAGTGGGCGCTGGAGATGGAGGCGGAGCGCATGACGAAGTCGTTCATCGCCAAGAGCGACCTGGCCTCGGAGATGACGGTGGTGCGCAACGAATACGAGAACGGCGAGAACAGCCCGTTCGACGTGCTGATGAAGCGCATGGAAAGCGTGGCCTACGACTGGCACAGCTACGGCCGTTCGACGATCGGCAACCGCAGCGACATCGAGAACGTGCGCATCGAGAACCTGCAGGCGTTCTACCGCACCTGGTACCAGCCCGACAACGCGGTGCTGCTGGTGGCCGGCAAGTTCGATCCGGCCCAGACGCTGGCGTGGATCGGCAAGACCTTCGGCGCCATCCCGAAACCGAAGCGCAAGCTGCCGCCGTTCTGGACGGTCGAGCCGACGCAGGATGGCGAGCGCCAGTACGTGGTGCGCCGCAAGGGCGACGTGCAGATCGTCCTGGTCGGCTACAAGGTGCCATCCGGCCTGCATCCGGACAGCGACCGCCTGTCCATCATGAGCCAGATCCAGAGCGACACGCCGAACGGGCGCCTGCACAAGCTGCTGGTGGAGACGGGCAAGGCGGCGCAGGTGTTCAGCTACGGCATGACGGGCTATGCGCCCGGCCTGCAGCTGTTCGGCGCCGTCGTCAAGGCCGGCCAGCCGGTCGAGCCGGTGCGCGACGCGCTGGTCGAGGCGGTGGAAGGCTTCGCCAAGACGCCGCCGACGGCCGAGGAAATGGCGCGCACGCTGCGTACCTATAACAACGCGATCGAGAAGTCGCTGAACGATCCGCAGCAGGTCGGCATCGCGCTGTCCGAACACATCGCGCTGGGCGACTGGCGCCTCCTGTTCCAGGGCCGCGACGCGCTGCCGTCGATCACGGCGCAGCAGGTGGCGGAGGCGGCGGGGCGTTACCTGAAGCGCGACAACCGCACCGTCGGCCTGTTCCTGCCGGACGACGCGCCGCAGCGCGCCGTCATCGCGCCGGCACCGGAAGCGGCCGAGGTGCTGAAGGACTACAAGCCGAAGGACAGCACGCTGACGTCGGAGAATTTCGAGCCGAGCCAGGACAACATCATGGCGCGCACCGAAGTGCGCCAGATCGGCCCGATCAAGGCGGCGCTGCTGCCGAAGAAGAACCGTGGCGAGGCGGTCTCCGTCAACCTGCGCCTGCACTGGGGCGACGAGAAGAACCAGTTCGGCAAGTCGCTCATCGCCGCCGCCACCGGCGAGATGCTGACGCGCGGCACGACGAAGTACACGCGTGCGCAGCTGGCGGACGAGATGTCGAAGCTGAAGATTTCGGGCAGCCTGTACGGCTTCGACACGACGCGCGAGCACCTGGATGCGGCGCTGCGCCTGGTCGCGCACGTGCTGCGCGAGCCGAGCTTCCCGGAAGCGGAGTTCGAGCAGATGCGCCAGCAGTGGATCGTCGCCATCGAAGCGAACCGCAACGAACCGCCGGCACTGGCGAACCAGGCACTGGAAGAGTACTTCGACCACTGGCCGAAAGGCGACCCGCGCGCCGTCATGACGGTCGACGAGCAGCTGGCCGGCATCAAGGCGCTGACCCTGGACGACATCAAGGCCTACCACCGCGAGTTCTACGGCGCCTCGCATGCCGAGCTGGCGATCGTCGGCGACTTCGACAAGGAAGCGGCCGCGAAAACGGTGGCGCAGGCGCTGGGCGGCTGGGACAGCAAGGCGAACTACGCGCGCATCCTCGACGCCAACGTGGACAAGCCGGCCGTACGCAAGGCCATCGTCACGCCGGACAAGGAGAACGGCTTCTACACGGCACGCCTGAACCTGGACCTGGGCCGCGACGACCCGGACTACCCGGCGCTGGAACTGGCCAACTTCATCTTCGGCGACGGCGGCCTGAAGTCGCGCCTGATGGACCGCATCCGCCAGAAGGACGGCCTGTCGTATGGCGGTGGTTCGGCGCTGAGCGTGAACGACATCGACCGCGCCGCGCACTTCTCGATCAGCGCCATCGCGGCGCCGCAGAACCTGGCAAAGCTGGAAGCGGCCGTGCGCGAGGAGCTGGAGCGCGCCGTCAAGCAGGGCTTCACGGCGGCCGAGGTGGCGGGCGCCAAATCGGGCCTGCTGCAGCAGCGCATCCAGAACCGCTCGAAGGACAGCGTGGTGGCAGGCGGCTGGACCAACTACCTGTACCTGGGCCGCACGTGGGAGTGGAGCAAGCGGCACGAGCAGAAGCTGCGCGCGCTGACGGTGGAGCAGGTCAATGCCGCGTTCCGGCGGCATGTGGATCCGGCCAGGCTGGCGGTCGTGGTGGCCGGGGACACCAAGGGCAAGTGA
- a CDS encoding GntR family transcriptional regulator, which produces MNSLAEIMRSMEQTSLPLYQQLQRALREAIDKRIFGPDEALPAERQLAADLSISRITVRKAIDGLVDEGLLVRRPGSGNFINTRIEKNFAKLTSFSEDMRARGRNPRSVWLKRSEGTVTPEEALRLRLSPGAPVYRFNRIRYADEIPMCLEYATIVAGALPSLEAVDVSMYEALEKSGNRPVRALQRLSALLLNAEQAQLLQAQQGDAGLAVERLGFLRDGRAVEFCRSIFRGDMYDFVAELSTP; this is translated from the coding sequence ATGAATTCGCTCGCAGAGATCATGCGCAGCATGGAGCAGACCAGTTTGCCCCTGTACCAGCAATTGCAGCGGGCGCTGCGCGAGGCGATCGACAAGCGCATCTTCGGTCCGGACGAGGCGCTGCCGGCGGAACGCCAGCTGGCGGCCGACCTGTCGATTTCCCGCATCACCGTGCGCAAGGCGATCGACGGCCTGGTCGACGAAGGCCTGCTGGTGCGCCGGCCCGGCTCGGGCAACTTCATCAACACACGCATCGAGAAGAATTTCGCCAAGCTGACCTCGTTTTCGGAAGACATGCGGGCGCGCGGGCGCAATCCGCGCAGCGTGTGGCTGAAGCGCTCGGAAGGTACGGTGACGCCCGAGGAAGCCTTGCGCCTGCGGTTGTCGCCGGGCGCGCCGGTCTACCGCTTCAACCGCATCCGCTATGCGGACGAGATCCCGATGTGCCTGGAGTACGCCACCATCGTGGCGGGCGCCCTCCCCTCGCTGGAGGCGGTGGACGTGTCGATGTACGAGGCGCTGGAGAAGTCGGGTAACCGGCCGGTACGGGCCTTGCAGCGGCTGTCGGCCCTGCTCCTGAACGCGGAACAGGCGCAGCTGCTGCAGGCGCAGCAGGGCGACGCGGGCCTGGCGGTGGAACGCCTGGGCTTCCTGCGCGACGGGCGGGCGGTGGAGTTCTGCCGGTCGATCTTCCGGGGCGATATGTATGACTTCGTGGCGGAGTTGAGTACGCCCTGA